A region from the Rhodamnia argentea isolate NSW1041297 chromosome 7, ASM2092103v1, whole genome shotgun sequence genome encodes:
- the LOC115729013 gene encoding protein ACCELERATED CELL DEATH 6-like → MNHVISIDGSETRATPNERLEALKGRNLPTPYNQQPFGDGDPSRIMDRDLYEATKEGDVEKFMNALEKVSQSRKLALSLIFDQVTPSGNSLLHVAASLGRDDVMELIVVHFPYLVTRRNSLEDTPLHVAVRSGSLEVTRKLIRLRRDVETMYWKNKDSKSPLYLAVENCNWEILHLLLEESARDEAYAVKIQGMSPVLAAIEERQSGKLEEIIDRLPKLLHVRGEDGETPLHSAVSVGDEDAMVVLLRKCPDLALQTDKNSSYPIHIACQASSYYAVHELIECTWPNLAEIKNNRGQNILHVAAKAGNNRAVRCKLEECGEERIKKLVNSKDDDGNTPLHLISMHNHCKVLLYLTRDKRSELGLLNNKKLTALDVAGECGSSSTKYPLVLGDLILRIARVPRSKGQYNHSLRKEADWVKDKVSTRLIVATLVATVTFAAGFTLPGGYNASHDRDPGTAAMLHNRMFPLFIISNTLAMDSSIHAVAVLLLGLINDFSIAQQAFLAAGPILLMSLTCMSVAFMAAVIIAVSKLTWLPLLVLSIAVVNLAMLMAVFPFSRTPMR, encoded by the exons ATGAATCACGTAATAAGCATTGATGGGAGTGAAACAAGGGCTACGCCAAACGAAAGGCTTGAAGCTTTGAAGGGAAGAAACCTCCCGACTCCATATAACCAACAACCTTTTGGAGATGGTGATCCAAGCAGAATTATGGATCGTGACCTATACGAAGCCACAAAAGAAGGAGACGTCGAGAAATTCATGAATGCGTTGGAAAAGGTGTCTCAGTCGAGGAAACTTGCTTTGTCGCTAATCTTCGACCAAGTCACACCCTCCGGGAATTCATTGCTTCATGTAGCAGCAAGCTTGGGGAGAGACGATGTCATGGAGCTCATTGTCGTCCATTTCCCTTACCTCGTGACCCGGAGAAACTCCTTGGAGGATACTCCGCTCCATGTCGCCGTTCGAAGCGGAAGTTTAGAGGTGACAAGAAAGCTCATTCGCCTGAGAAGAGACGTGGAAACTATGTACTGGAAGAACAAGGATAGTAAATCTCCATTGTATCTGGCAGTTGAAAACTGCAA CTGGGAGATTCTTCACCTTCTCTTGGAAGAATCTGCTCGAGATGAAGCTTACGCAGTCAAAATACAGGGCATGTCCCCGGTTTTGGCTGCAATTGAGGAGAGGCAATCAG GTAAATTGGAAGAAATAATAGATCGGCTTCCGAAGTTACTCCACGTGCGCGGTGAAGATGGGGAGACACCACTCCACTCTGCAGTATCGGTTGGAGATGAGGACGCAATGGTGGTCCTGCTGAGAAAATGCCCAGATCTCGCCCTTCAAACGGACAAAAACAGCTCCTACCCGATTCACATCGCTTGCCAAGCCAGCAGCTACTACGCAGTCCATGAATTAATAGAATGCACGTGGCCCAACCTGGCAGAGATAAAAAACAATAGGGGTCAGAATATTCTTCACGTTGCTGCCAAGGCCGGGAACAACAGAGCGGTCAGATGCAAACTCGAGGAATGCGGTGAGGAACGCATCAAGAAGCTGGTGAATTCGAAAGATGATGATGGAAACACACCCCTCCATTTGATATCGATGCACAACCATTGCAAAGTCTTGCTCTACTTGACGAGGGACAAAAGGAGTGAACTGGGGCTTCTGAACAACAAGAAGTTGACCGCCCTGGATGTGGCCGGGGAATGTGGAAGCTCTTCAACGAAATATCCACTGGT ACTGGGAGATCTAATCTTGAGAATCGCAAGGGTGCCGCGAAGCAAAGGTCAATACAATCATTCATTGAGAAAAGAAGCTGACTGGGTAAAGGACAAGGTTAGCACTCGATTGATAGTGGCCACCCTTGTGGCCACCGTCACGTTTGCCGCTGGCTTCACCTTGCCCGGTGGATATAATGCTTCCCATGATCGAGACCCAGGAACCGCGGCCATGCTACACAACAGAATGTTTCCGCTCTTCATAATTTCCAACACGTTGGCCATGGACAGCTCCATCCATGCGGTCGCAGTCCTCCTCTTGGGTCTCATTAACGATTTCTCCATAGCACAACAAGCTTTCTTAGCAGCGGGGCCAATATTATTGATGTCTCTCACCTGCATGTCGGTGGCGTTTATGGCGGCCGTAATCATAGCAGTGAGCAAACTCACTTGGCTCCCACTCCTTGTTCTGTCCATCGCAGTCGTTAACCTCGCGATGCTCATGGCGGTTTTCCCATTCTCCAGGACACCTATGCGTTAG